One stretch of Amycolatopsis sp. NBC_00345 DNA includes these proteins:
- the ftsR gene encoding transcriptional regulator FtsR, with amino-acid sequence MTAAGQPGRSEARRDGLSIGAVLAQLRGDFPDVTISKIRFLEAEGLVQPGRTASGYRQFAVADVERLRFVLSAQRDHYLPLKVIKEQLDAADSGMEPAAPAPRLPRKLVPLDAPAEPGGLPGPADFETDREVRLTQEELLAQAGIDAAMLAELQQYGLVRPGAAGFFDPDAVHVARTVKAMTEFGIEPRHLRAFRASADREVGLLEQIVTPVYRHRDADAKARADEVVRELAALSVTLHTLLVKAGIRGVTGG; translated from the coding sequence GTGACGGCGGCCGGGCAGCCCGGTCGTTCGGAGGCCCGGCGCGACGGGTTGAGCATCGGGGCGGTGCTGGCGCAGCTGCGCGGCGACTTCCCCGATGTCACCATCTCCAAGATCCGGTTCCTCGAAGCGGAAGGCCTGGTCCAGCCGGGTCGGACCGCTTCGGGGTACCGGCAGTTCGCCGTGGCGGACGTGGAGCGCCTCCGATTCGTGCTGTCCGCGCAGCGGGACCACTACCTCCCGCTCAAGGTCATCAAGGAACAGCTGGACGCGGCGGACTCCGGGATGGAGCCCGCCGCGCCCGCGCCGCGGCTGCCGCGGAAGCTGGTCCCGCTCGACGCGCCGGCGGAGCCCGGCGGCCTCCCGGGGCCGGCGGACTTCGAGACCGACCGCGAGGTCCGGCTGACCCAGGAGGAGCTGCTGGCGCAAGCCGGCATCGACGCCGCGATGCTGGCCGAGCTGCAGCAGTACGGACTCGTGCGGCCCGGCGCGGCCGGCTTCTTCGATCCCGACGCGGTGCACGTCGCGCGCACCGTGAAGGCGATGACCGAATTCGGTATCGAGCCGAGACATCTGCGTGCCTTCCGCGCCTCGGCCGACCGTGAAGTCGGTTTGCTGGAACAGATTGTGACGCCCGTGTATCGCCACCGTGACGCGGATGCCAAAGCCCGGGCCGACGAAGTCGTCCGGGAGCTGGCGGCGCTGTCCGTG
- the garA gene encoding glycogen accumulation regulator GarA, with product MSTNDGPGVPPEQSPERTSVFRADFLADVEGHESAPAAEAPVQGVDALPPGSALLVVKRGPNAGSRFLLDRDTTSAGRHPDSDIFLDDVTVSRRHAEFRREGGEFVVIDVGSLNGTYVNREPVDQAVLAGGDEVQIGKFRLVFLTGPGHGGQGAQ from the coding sequence GTGAGCACGAACGACGGGCCCGGCGTTCCCCCGGAGCAGTCTCCGGAGCGGACCTCTGTCTTCCGGGCCGACTTCCTGGCCGACGTCGAAGGCCACGAGTCCGCCCCGGCTGCCGAGGCACCGGTCCAGGGCGTCGACGCCCTGCCGCCGGGTTCCGCGCTTCTGGTGGTGAAGCGCGGCCCCAACGCGGGTTCGCGGTTCCTGCTCGACCGGGACACGACCAGTGCCGGGCGGCACCCGGACAGCGACATCTTCCTCGACGACGTCACCGTCTCCCGCCGCCACGCCGAGTTCCGGCGTGAGGGCGGCGAGTTCGTGGTGATCGACGTCGGCAGCCTGAACGGCACCTACGTCAACCGGGAGCCGGTCGACCAGGCCGTGCTGGCCGGTGGCGACGAGGTGCAGATCGGGAAGTTCCGCCTGGTCTTCCTGACCGGCCCGGGGCACGGGGGCCAGGGGGCGCAGTGA
- the gcvH gene encoding glycine cleavage system protein GcvH, with protein MSTPEELRYTEEHEWVATREGSVVRVGITEYAQDQLGDVVFVDLPEVGRQVGAGDGFGEVESTKSVSELFAPVDGEIVAVNGAVAESPELINSDPYGEGWLVEIRLDDPAGLDALLEAEAYQALIAG; from the coding sequence TTGTCCACTCCGGAAGAACTCCGCTACACCGAGGAACACGAGTGGGTCGCCACGCGCGAGGGCTCAGTGGTCCGGGTGGGTATCACCGAGTACGCGCAGGACCAGCTCGGCGACGTCGTGTTCGTGGACCTGCCCGAGGTGGGCAGGCAGGTGGGCGCGGGCGACGGCTTCGGCGAGGTGGAGTCGACCAAGAGCGTCTCCGAGCTGTTCGCGCCCGTCGACGGCGAGATCGTCGCGGTGAACGGCGCGGTCGCGGAGTCGCCCGAGCTGATCAACTCCGACCCGTACGGCGAGGGCTGGCTCGTGGAGATCCGGCTCGACGACCCGGCGGGCCTCGACGCCCTGCTCGAAGCCGAGGCCTACCAGGCGCTCATCGCCGGCTGA
- a CDS encoding CDP-alcohol phosphatidyltransferase family protein — protein MTTVPEPKTEPSLLRQAFNVPNMLSLLRLAGVPVFLWLLLGPKEDGWALAVLVFSALTDWLDGKLARWLDQMSRLGQLLDPAADRLYILATLVAFLLRGIIPWWVVVPLVLRELVLAVCVLVLRRRGFAPPEVTYIGKGATFVLMYAFPFLLLTQGGSDLAAVARPIAYAFTIWGGVLYLWSGVLYVVQVVRALRAR, from the coding sequence GTGACGACGGTCCCCGAGCCCAAGACGGAGCCTTCCCTGCTGCGGCAGGCGTTCAACGTCCCCAACATGCTGTCCCTGCTGCGGCTGGCCGGCGTGCCCGTGTTCCTGTGGCTGCTGCTCGGCCCGAAGGAGGACGGCTGGGCGCTGGCGGTGCTCGTCTTCTCCGCGCTGACCGACTGGCTCGACGGCAAGCTCGCCCGCTGGCTCGACCAGATGTCGCGCCTCGGGCAGCTGCTCGACCCGGCCGCGGACCGGCTGTACATCCTCGCCACGCTGGTCGCGTTCCTGCTGCGCGGGATCATCCCGTGGTGGGTGGTGGTGCCGCTGGTGCTGCGCGAGCTGGTCCTCGCCGTCTGCGTGCTGGTGCTGCGCCGCCGCGGCTTCGCCCCGCCCGAGGTCACCTACATCGGCAAGGGCGCGACCTTCGTGCTGATGTACGCCTTCCCGTTCCTGCTGCTCACCCAGGGCGGCTCGGACCTGGCCGCGGTCGCCCGGCCGATCGCGTACGCGTTCACGATCTGGGGCGGGGTGCTCTACCTCTGGTCCGGGGTGCTGTACGTCGTGCAGGTCGTGCGCGCGCTGCGTGCCCGGTGA
- a CDS encoding AMP-binding protein — MSNGASESYRVFRAARDYLQAHREDYDTAVREFAWPELTGFNWALDWFDVVARDPANAERYALWIVEEDGTENRWTYPEMAARSDQVANWLRRLGVARGDRLILMLGNQGELWETILAAIKLGAVIIPASTLLGPIDLVDRVERGQAKHVVVRAADAPKFAGIEGGYTRIAVGAPVEGWHSYSTAYAEPAEFTPDGVTAAGDPLLLYFTSGTTAKPKLVQHTQVSYPVGHLSTMYWIGLEPGDVHLNISSPGWAKHAWSNVFAPWNAEATVFLYNYNRFDAPALMAQMDRCGVTSFCAPPTVWRMLIQADLSALRTPPEKVVGAGEPLNPEVIEQVERAWGVTIRDGFGQTESSVQIANTPGQDVVPGSMGRPLPGFVVALVDPVTGERAAEGEICLDLAHRPVGLMVGYTGDDERTSAAFAGGYYHTGDVGSVDERGYITYVGRTDDVFKASDYRISPFELESVLLEHEAVAEAAVVPAPDPIRLAVPKAYVVLAAGHEPTADTAKAVLAYAREHLAPYKRIRRLEFAELPKTISGKIRRVELRGREHADVRPEGEFREEDFPDLKS; from the coding sequence GTGAGCAATGGCGCTTCGGAGAGCTATCGGGTGTTCCGCGCGGCGCGGGACTACCTGCAGGCGCACCGCGAGGACTACGACACCGCGGTCCGCGAGTTCGCCTGGCCCGAGCTGACCGGGTTCAACTGGGCGCTCGACTGGTTCGACGTGGTGGCCCGCGACCCGGCGAACGCCGAGCGGTACGCGCTGTGGATCGTCGAAGAGGACGGCACCGAGAACCGGTGGACCTACCCGGAGATGGCCGCCCGCTCGGACCAGGTCGCGAACTGGCTGCGCCGCCTCGGCGTCGCGCGCGGCGACCGGCTGATCCTGATGCTGGGCAACCAGGGCGAGCTGTGGGAGACGATCCTCGCGGCGATCAAGCTGGGCGCGGTGATCATCCCGGCGTCCACCCTGCTCGGCCCGATCGACCTGGTCGACCGCGTCGAGCGCGGCCAGGCCAAGCACGTCGTGGTCCGCGCCGCCGACGCGCCGAAGTTCGCCGGCATCGAGGGCGGCTACACGCGGATCGCGGTCGGCGCGCCGGTGGAGGGCTGGCACTCGTACTCCACCGCGTACGCCGAGCCCGCGGAGTTCACCCCGGACGGCGTCACCGCCGCGGGCGACCCGCTGCTGCTGTACTTCACCTCCGGCACCACGGCGAAGCCGAAGCTGGTGCAGCACACGCAGGTGTCGTACCCGGTCGGCCATCTGTCCACAATGTACTGGATCGGCCTGGAGCCGGGCGACGTCCACCTGAACATCTCCTCGCCCGGCTGGGCGAAACACGCGTGGAGCAACGTGTTCGCGCCGTGGAACGCCGAGGCGACGGTGTTCCTGTACAACTACAACCGGTTCGACGCGCCGGCCCTGATGGCGCAGATGGACCGCTGCGGCGTGACCAGCTTCTGCGCGCCGCCCACGGTCTGGCGGATGCTGATCCAGGCCGACCTGAGCGCGCTGCGGACCCCGCCGGAGAAGGTCGTCGGCGCGGGGGAGCCGCTGAACCCCGAGGTGATCGAGCAGGTCGAGCGGGCCTGGGGCGTCACGATCCGGGACGGCTTCGGCCAGACCGAGAGCAGCGTCCAGATCGCCAACACCCCCGGCCAGGACGTCGTGCCCGGCTCGATGGGCCGCCCGCTGCCCGGGTTCGTGGTCGCGCTGGTCGACCCGGTGACCGGCGAGCGCGCGGCCGAGGGCGAGATCTGCCTGGACCTGGCGCACCGCCCGGTCGGGCTGATGGTGGGCTACACCGGCGACGACGAGCGGACGTCGGCGGCGTTCGCCGGCGGCTACTACCACACCGGTGACGTCGGCTCGGTCGACGAACGCGGTTACATCACCTACGTCGGCCGCACCGACGACGTGTTCAAGGCCTCGGACTACCGGATCTCGCCGTTCGAACTGGAGAGCGTGCTGCTGGAGCACGAGGCCGTCGCCGAGGCCGCCGTGGTGCCGGCCCCGGACCCGATCCGCCTCGCCGTGCCCAAGGCCTACGTCGTGCTCGCCGCCGGCCACGAGCCGACGGCGGACACCGCGAAGGCGGTGCTGGCGTACGCGCGCGAGCACCTGGCGCCGTACAAGCGGATCCGCCGGCTGGAGTTCGCGGAGCTGCCGAAGACGATCTCCGGCAAGATCCGCCGCGTCGAGCTGCGTGGCCGCGAGCACGCCGACGTCCGGCCCGAGGGCGAGTTCCGCGAGGAGGACTTCCCGGACCTGAAGTCCTGA
- a CDS encoding crotonase/enoyl-CoA hydratase family protein — protein MSAPVDSLPDLVSLKVALDGHVAEVTLLGPSKGNAMGPDFWRELPLVFAALDADPRVRAVVLTGSGKHFSYGLDLPAMMGGWAPLLAGDALAGPRTEFHTEVRRLQQAVSSIAECRKPVVAAISGWCIGGGIDVVTAADIRLASAEAKFSVREVKVAIVADIGSLQRLAPIIGEGNVRELALTGKDIDAARAEKIGLVNDVYADQETLLAEARKLAAEIAANPPLVVQGTKEVLSANTERQVAEGLRYVAAWNAAFLPSKDLAEAVQAFMERRAPEFKGE, from the coding sequence ATGAGCGCACCCGTGGACAGCCTGCCCGACCTCGTCTCCCTGAAGGTCGCCCTCGACGGCCACGTCGCCGAGGTCACCCTGCTCGGCCCGTCGAAGGGCAACGCCATGGGGCCCGACTTCTGGCGTGAGCTGCCGCTGGTCTTCGCCGCCCTCGACGCCGACCCGCGGGTCCGCGCCGTCGTGCTGACGGGCAGCGGCAAGCACTTCTCCTATGGCCTGGACCTGCCCGCCATGATGGGCGGCTGGGCGCCGCTGCTGGCCGGCGACGCGCTGGCCGGGCCGCGCACCGAGTTCCACACCGAGGTCCGGCGGCTGCAGCAGGCGGTCAGCTCCATCGCCGAGTGCCGCAAGCCGGTCGTCGCCGCGATCTCGGGCTGGTGCATCGGCGGCGGCATCGACGTGGTCACCGCCGCCGACATCCGGCTGGCCAGCGCCGAGGCGAAGTTCAGCGTGCGCGAGGTGAAGGTCGCCATCGTCGCCGACATCGGCAGCCTGCAGCGGCTCGCCCCGATCATCGGCGAGGGCAACGTGCGCGAGCTGGCGCTGACCGGCAAGGACATCGACGCCGCGCGCGCCGAGAAGATCGGTCTGGTGAACGACGTCTACGCGGACCAGGAGACGCTGCTGGCCGAGGCGCGCAAGCTGGCCGCCGAGATCGCCGCGAACCCGCCGCTGGTCGTCCAGGGCACCAAGGAGGTGCTGTCGGCCAACACCGAGCGCCAGGTCGCCGAAGGGCTGCGGTACGTCGCGGCGTGGAACGCCGCCTTCCTGCCCAGCAAGGACCTCGCCGAAGCCGTGCAGGCGTTCATGGAGCGGCGGGCGCCGGAGTTCAAGGGCGAGTAG
- a CDS encoding alpha/beta fold hydrolase produces the protein MSPAHASAVDDLPPEPQPVRRTRPIELSGSFTHEGQRLCYTEFGAGDRVVVLMHGIMLTRRMHAPLARRLTRSGFRVVTLDLLGHGDSDRPAESWRYSMPAFAQQAVALLDHLEIDRAVIGGTSLGANVALEIAVSQPERARGLVVEMPVLDNAIVAGLLTFAPLLFAARFLPVSVRGVALAAHLVPHGSQWVDVVTDTLSQEPASMAALLHGVLFGRIAPPKSVRRQIAAPALVIGHEGDPIHPFGDADTLAVDMPHARFVQARSPVELRFDPKRLTTAISEFAEECYPDS, from the coding sequence ATGAGCCCGGCCCACGCGAGTGCCGTCGACGACCTGCCTCCCGAGCCCCAGCCGGTCCGGCGCACGCGCCCCATCGAGCTGTCCGGCTCGTTCACGCACGAGGGGCAGCGGCTCTGCTACACCGAGTTCGGCGCCGGCGACCGGGTCGTGGTGCTGATGCACGGGATCATGCTGACGCGCCGGATGCACGCGCCGCTGGCCCGGCGGCTGACCCGGTCCGGGTTCCGCGTCGTCACGCTCGACCTGCTCGGCCACGGCGACTCCGACCGGCCCGCCGAGTCCTGGCGGTACTCGATGCCCGCGTTCGCGCAGCAGGCCGTGGCGCTGCTGGACCACCTGGAGATCGACCGCGCGGTGATCGGCGGGACTTCACTGGGCGCGAACGTGGCGCTGGAGATCGCCGTCTCGCAGCCCGAACGCGCGCGGGGGCTGGTGGTGGAGATGCCGGTGCTGGACAACGCGATCGTCGCCGGGCTGCTGACCTTCGCCCCGCTGCTGTTCGCGGCGCGCTTCCTGCCGGTGTCGGTGCGCGGCGTCGCGCTGGCGGCCCACCTGGTCCCGCACGGCAGCCAGTGGGTGGACGTCGTGACGGACACGCTTTCGCAGGAGCCCGCGTCGATGGCCGCACTGCTGCACGGCGTGCTGTTCGGCCGCATCGCGCCGCCGAAGTCGGTCCGGCGGCAGATCGCCGCGCCCGCCCTGGTGATCGGCCACGAGGGCGACCCGATCCACCCGTTCGGCGACGCGGACACCCTGGCCGTGGACATGCCGCACGCGCGGTTCGTCCAGGCTCGCAGCCCGGTGGAGCTGCGCTTCGACCCGAAGCGCCTGACCACCGCGATCAGCGAGTTCGCCGAGGAGTGCTACCCGGACTCGTGA
- the cobA gene encoding uroporphyrinogen-III C-methyltransferase encodes MDDPHYLSGLQLAGRRVVMVGGGTVAQRRLPRLVRAGARVELVSPHTTPSVSGMADAGEIVWHQRRYAEGDLADAWYALACTDDPEVNAAVCAEAERSRVFCVRADEGESGSAVTPASGRHGGLLFGVLSGGEPLRSAAVRDSVLDGLHSGTVADGRAPRRDEAELPGVALVGGGPGDPDLITVRGRRLLSRADVVVVDRLAPRELLDELAPEVEIVDAAKIPYGRAASQDVINRTLIEKAKAGKFVVRLKGGDPYVFGRGFEEVLACAEAGVPVTMVPGITSAFAVPAVADVPVTHRGVAHEVVVVSGHVAPGDERSLVDWSLLARMRGTIVLMMGVERLPQFAKALLEGGRPAETPVAVVEDGTMRTQRVLRSTLATVADDAAAAGVRPPAVIVVGPVAGLVSAGS; translated from the coding sequence ATGGACGACCCGCACTACCTCTCCGGACTCCAGCTCGCCGGCCGCCGCGTCGTGATGGTCGGCGGCGGCACGGTCGCCCAGCGACGGCTGCCGCGCCTCGTGCGCGCGGGCGCGCGGGTGGAACTGGTGTCACCGCACACGACCCCATCGGTGAGCGGCATGGCGGACGCGGGCGAGATCGTCTGGCACCAGCGCCGGTACGCCGAGGGCGACCTGGCCGACGCCTGGTACGCGCTGGCCTGCACCGACGACCCGGAGGTCAACGCCGCGGTCTGCGCCGAGGCCGAGCGCTCGCGCGTGTTCTGCGTCCGCGCCGACGAGGGCGAGTCCGGCAGCGCCGTGACCCCCGCGTCCGGACGTCACGGCGGGCTGCTGTTCGGCGTGCTGTCGGGCGGTGAGCCGCTGCGCTCGGCGGCGGTGCGCGACAGCGTGCTGGACGGCCTCCACTCGGGCACGGTCGCCGACGGCCGCGCCCCGCGTCGCGACGAGGCCGAGCTGCCGGGCGTCGCGCTGGTCGGCGGCGGGCCGGGCGACCCGGACCTGATCACGGTCCGCGGCCGGCGGCTGCTCTCGCGCGCCGACGTGGTGGTCGTCGACCGCCTCGCGCCGCGGGAGCTGCTGGACGAGCTGGCACCGGAGGTCGAGATCGTCGACGCGGCGAAGATCCCGTACGGCCGCGCGGCGAGCCAGGACGTGATCAACCGGACCCTGATCGAAAAGGCCAAAGCGGGCAAGTTCGTCGTCCGGCTCAAGGGCGGCGACCCGTACGTGTTCGGCCGCGGCTTCGAGGAGGTCCTCGCCTGCGCCGAAGCGGGCGTGCCGGTGACCATGGTCCCGGGCATCACCAGCGCCTTCGCGGTGCCGGCGGTCGCCGACGTCCCGGTCACCCACCGCGGCGTCGCGCACGAGGTCGTGGTCGTCTCGGGCCACGTCGCCCCGGGGGACGAGCGCTCGCTCGTCGACTGGTCCCTGCTCGCGCGGATGCGCGGCACGATCGTGCTGATGATGGGCGTCGAGCGGCTGCCGCAGTTCGCCAAGGCGCTGCTGGAAGGCGGCCGCCCGGCCGAAACCCCGGTCGCCGTCGTCGAGGACGGCACGATGCGCACCCAGCGGGTCCTGCGCTCCACGCTGGCCACCGTGGCGGACGACGCGGCGGCCGCCGGGGTGCGGCCACCGGCGGTGATCGTGGTCGGCCCGGTCGCCGGCCTCGTGAGTGCGGGCTCGTGA
- a CDS encoding ankyrin repeat domain-containing protein produces the protein MTSGTPSDEEIDPQLLDLWARVFGMARSGDTKSLVAYIEAGIPANLTNDRGDTLVMLAAYHGHAEAVAALIERGADPGRVNDRGQSPLAGAVFKNEPDVVKALIDGGADPKAGTPSAIEAATMFGNAELLALLER, from the coding sequence ATGACCTCAGGCACGCCTTCGGACGAGGAAATCGACCCGCAGCTGCTCGACCTCTGGGCCCGCGTGTTCGGCATGGCGCGCTCGGGCGACACGAAGAGCCTGGTCGCCTACATCGAGGCCGGGATCCCGGCGAACCTGACCAACGACCGCGGCGACACGCTGGTGATGTTGGCCGCTTACCACGGCCACGCCGAGGCCGTCGCGGCCCTGATCGAGCGCGGCGCGGACCCGGGCCGGGTCAACGACCGCGGCCAGAGCCCACTGGCGGGCGCGGTGTTCAAGAACGAGCCGGACGTGGTGAAAGCCCTGATCGACGGGGGTGCCGACCCGAAGGCGGGCACCCCGTCGGCGATCGAGGCGGCCACCATGTTCGGCAACGCCGAGCTGCTGGCCCTGCTCGAGCGCTGA
- the rpsR gene encoding 30S ribosomal protein S18 has translation MSRVPNRERVFRRKANPLHANKIRTVDWKDVDLLRKFVSDRGKIRARRVTGLTPKQQKQVATAIKNAREMALLPYPSSSRG, from the coding sequence GTGAGCCGCGTGCCGAACCGTGAGCGCGTCTTCCGGCGCAAGGCGAACCCGTTGCACGCCAACAAGATCAGGACGGTCGACTGGAAGGACGTCGACCTGCTGCGGAAGTTCGTCTCCGACCGCGGCAAGATCCGCGCCCGTCGCGTCACCGGGCTGACGCCGAAGCAGCAGAAGCAGGTGGCCACGGCCATCAAGAACGCGCGCGAGATGGCGCTGCTGCCGTACCCGTCGTCATCGCGGGGCTGA
- the rpsN gene encoding 30S ribosomal protein S14: MAKKSKIAKNEQRKVIAARYVERRRALKAVIASPASSPEEKGDAVVALQKMPRDASATRVRNRDTADGRPRGYLRKFGLSRVRMRQMAHNGELPGITKSSW; encoded by the coding sequence ATGGCGAAGAAGTCGAAGATCGCGAAGAACGAGCAGCGCAAGGTCATCGCCGCGCGTTACGTCGAACGCCGCCGGGCGCTCAAGGCGGTGATCGCCTCGCCCGCGTCGTCGCCGGAGGAGAAGGGGGACGCCGTGGTGGCGTTGCAGAAGATGCCGCGCGACGCGAGCGCCACGCGCGTCCGCAACCGCGACACCGCCGACGGCCGCCCGCGCGGCTACCTCCGCAAGTTCGGCCTTTCGCGCGTGCGCATGCGGCAGATGGCGCACAACGGCGAGCTGCCCGGCATCACGAAGTCCAGCTGGTGA
- the rpmG gene encoding 50S ribosomal protein L33, producing MAKSTDIRPIIKLRSTAGTGYTYVTKKNRRNDPDRMVLRKYDPVARKHVEFKEER from the coding sequence ATGGCGAAGAGCACCGACATCCGGCCGATCATCAAGCTGCGGTCCACCGCCGGCACCGGATACACGTACGTCACGAAGAAGAACCGCCGCAACGACCCGGACCGGATGGTCCTGCGCAAGTACGACCCCGTGGCGCGCAAGCACGTCGAGTTCAAGGAAGAGCGCTGA
- the rpmB gene encoding 50S ribosomal protein L28, producing the protein MSAVCQVTGRKPGYGKQVSHSHRRTSRRWEPNLQTRRYYVASLGRVVRLKVSAKGMKTIDKRGIESVVAELKAKGVKL; encoded by the coding sequence GTGTCAGCCGTGTGCCAGGTCACCGGCCGCAAGCCGGGCTACGGCAAGCAGGTCTCGCACTCGCACCGCCGGACGTCGCGGCGCTGGGAGCCGAATCTGCAGACCCGCCGCTACTACGTGGCGAGCCTCGGCCGCGTCGTGCGGCTCAAGGTTTCGGCCAAGGGCATGAAGACGATCGACAAGCGCGGCATCGAGTCCGTCGTGGCCGAGCTGAAGGCGAAGGGGGTGAAGCTCTAG
- the mrf gene encoding ribosome hibernation factor-recruiting GTPase MRF: MTQHPRVPLVLVSGLAPEPNDELAELLRRDRPGVAVVHHDLRQIGAGVVRRRIRLGPRDELTALELAHGCVNCTLREDLLPLLRRLARMPEVNRIVVRLDEAMEPEPVSWAIQHVLVGDRPVSDDVEVEAVFAVVDCATWLADATGDELLAERALQGSPEDERTVAQVALAQAEFADVLVLAGAAEDAWSAAKSAAVLDRVAPSVPRVELSRTDVAALFAAVPADARCGEVGDMHGALLRGQPPLHPDCGIELLAFTAQRPFHPERLHDAIDLLLDGVIRTRGRAWVASQPDVAFWIESAGGGLGIGHAGPWLASPGGPDWAEVSPERRTLASLRWDPVHGDRAQELVVVTDQAAPGEIEHALRGALLTDEELAAGEAAWRDYPDPFGEWHEDPCEDDDTEADRHATAAHRKDETQ; this comes from the coding sequence GTGACCCAACACCCGCGTGTCCCGCTCGTCCTCGTCAGCGGGCTCGCCCCGGAACCGAACGACGAGCTCGCCGAACTGCTGCGCCGCGACCGCCCCGGCGTCGCCGTGGTCCACCACGACCTGCGCCAGATCGGCGCCGGCGTCGTCCGCAGGCGGATCCGCCTCGGCCCGCGCGACGAGCTCACCGCCCTCGAACTCGCCCACGGCTGCGTCAACTGCACCCTGCGCGAAGACCTGCTGCCGCTGCTGCGCCGGCTCGCCCGGATGCCGGAGGTGAACCGGATCGTCGTGCGGCTCGACGAGGCCATGGAGCCCGAGCCGGTGAGCTGGGCGATCCAGCACGTGCTCGTCGGCGACCGGCCGGTGAGCGACGACGTCGAGGTCGAGGCGGTGTTCGCCGTCGTCGACTGCGCCACCTGGCTCGCCGACGCCACCGGCGACGAGCTGCTCGCCGAGCGCGCCCTGCAGGGCAGCCCCGAAGACGAGCGCACCGTCGCGCAGGTCGCGCTCGCCCAAGCCGAGTTCGCCGACGTGCTGGTGCTCGCCGGCGCGGCGGAGGACGCGTGGAGCGCGGCGAAGTCGGCGGCGGTGCTCGACCGGGTCGCCCCGTCGGTGCCGCGCGTCGAGCTGAGCCGCACCGACGTCGCCGCGCTGTTCGCCGCCGTCCCCGCCGACGCGCGCTGCGGCGAGGTCGGTGACATGCACGGCGCGCTGTTGCGTGGCCAGCCGCCGCTGCACCCGGACTGCGGCATCGAGCTGCTCGCTTTCACCGCGCAGCGGCCGTTCCACCCGGAGCGCCTGCACGACGCGATCGACCTGCTGCTCGACGGCGTCATCCGGACCCGCGGCCGGGCATGGGTGGCCAGCCAGCCGGACGTGGCGTTCTGGATCGAGTCGGCGGGCGGCGGCCTCGGGATCGGGCACGCCGGGCCGTGGCTCGCCTCCCCCGGCGGCCCGGACTGGGCCGAGGTCTCCCCCGAACGCCGCACACTCGCGTCGCTGCGCTGGGACCCGGTGCACGGCGACCGCGCGCAGGAACTCGTGGTGGTCACCGACCAGGCGGCGCCCGGGGAGATCGAGCACGCACTGCGCGGGGCGCTGCTGACCGACGAGGAGCTGGCCGCGGGCGAGGCGGCCTGGCGGGACTACCCCGATCCCTTCGGGGAATGGCACGAAGACCCGTGCGAAGACGACGACACCGAAGCGGACCGGCACGCGACGGCCGCCCACCGAAAGGACGAAACCCAGTGA
- a CDS encoding type B 50S ribosomal protein L31 — translation MKPGIHPDYHPVVFKDTSTGDAFLTRSTATSDQTVEWSDGHTYPLVTVDISSWSHPFWTGNQRIMDSAGQVEKFHRRYGRRTPGGAR, via the coding sequence GTGAAACCCGGCATCCACCCCGACTACCACCCCGTGGTCTTCAAGGACACCTCCACCGGGGACGCGTTCCTGACGCGGTCCACCGCCACCTCGGACCAGACCGTCGAATGGTCCGACGGGCACACCTACCCGCTCGTGACCGTCGACATCAGCTCGTGGTCGCACCCGTTCTGGACCGGGAACCAGCGGATCATGGACTCCGCGGGCCAGGTCGAGAAGTTCCACCGCCGGTACGGGCGGCGCACGCCGGGCGGCGCCCGCTGA
- the rpmF gene encoding 50S ribosomal protein L32, with product MAVPKRKKSRSNTRSRRAQWKAAVPDLVPITVDGERKLVPRKLIKHFHRSGQ from the coding sequence ATGGCCGTCCCGAAGCGCAAGAAGTCACGCAGCAACACCCGTTCCCGGCGCGCGCAGTGGAAGGCGGCCGTGCCCGACCTGGTGCCGATCACTGTGGACGGTGAGCGGAAACTGGTGCCGCGTAAGCTGATCAAGCACTTCCACCGGTCGGGTCAGTGA